From one Gossypium hirsutum isolate 1008001.06 chromosome D08, Gossypium_hirsutum_v2.1, whole genome shotgun sequence genomic stretch:
- the LOC107914964 gene encoding ETO1-like protein 1, which produces MRAFLPSDSCKETQLNAINPQSWLQVERGKISKLSSSCTTTSSSIESFIKVPEPPIVPFFKPVDYVEVLAQIHEELESCSLQERSNLYLLQFQIFRGLGETKLMRRSLRSAWQKAGTVHERLVFGAWLKYEKQGEELIVDLLATCNKCAQEFGPMDVASQFPVEVDGASQETVVTDGEKSLKNVNFWIGDEKIVCRRQKIASLSAPFHAMLNGYFNESLCEDIDLSENNISPLGLRTISVFSVTGCLSDVPPDLLLEILVFANKFCCERLKDACDRKLASSVCTKDDAMELMEYAIEENSPVLAASCLQVFLHELPDCLNDERVVEIFSHADRQQRLIMAGQASFSLYCLLSEVAMNLDPRSDKTVCFLEQLIESAETDRQRLLAFHQLGCVRLLRKEYDEAESLFERAVGLGHVYSIAGLARLGYIKGHKLWSYEKLSSVISSVNPLGWMYQERSLYCEGDKRWEDLEKATELDPTLTYPYMYRAASLMMKQNVQAALGEINRVLGFKLALECLELRFCLYLANEDYKAALCDVQVILTLSPDYRMFEGRVAASQLRTLVHEHVDNWTTADCWMQLYDRWSSVDDIGSLSVIYQMLESGEAKGVLYFRQSLLLLRLNCPDVAMRSLELACQHASSEHERLVYEGWILYDTGHCEEGLRKAEESIGTKRSFEAFFLKAYALADSSMDFACSSTVISLLENALKCPSDNLRKGQALNNLGSVYVDCGKLYLAADCYINALKIRHTRAHQGLARVHFLRNDKAAAYEEMTKLIEKAKNNASAYEKRSEYCDRDLTKADLEMVTQLDPLRVYPYRYRAAVLMDSSKEKEAIAELSRAIAFKADLHLLHLRAAFHEHVGDVLAALRDCRAALSIDPNHQEMLELHSRVNSHEP; this is translated from the exons ATGAGGGCTTTCCTTCCATCTGATTCATGTAAAGAAACACAGCTCAATGCCATTAATCCTCAGTCTTGGCTTCAAGTTGAAAGAGGGAAAATTTCCAAACTATCATCTTCATGTACCACCACCTCTTCATCCat AGAATCATTTATCAAGGTTCCTGAGCCACCCATAGTGCCATTCTTTAAACCTGTTGATTATGTAGAGGTCTTAGCTCAAATTCATGAAGAACTCGAATCGTGTTCTTTGCAAGAGAGATCGAATCTGTATTTATTACAATTTCAGATCTTTAGAGGGCTTGGGGAAACCAAATTGATGCGGAGAAGCCTCCGGTCTGCTTGGCAGAAGGCTGGGACGGTCCATGAGAGGCTTGTGTTTGGGGCATGGTTGAAGTATGAGAAGCAAGGGGAAGAACTTATTGTTGACTTGCTTGCAACTTGCAATAAATGTGCACAAGAGTTTGGACCGATGGATGTTGCTTCTCAGTTTCCGGTTGAGGTAGATGGGGCTTCGCAGGAGACCGTTGTGACAGACGGGGAAAAGAGCCTGAAAAATGTGAACTTTTGGATAGGAGATGAGAAAATAGTTTGCCGTAGGCAGAAAATAGCTTCTCTTTCAGCCCCCTTTCATGCTATGCTTAATGGTTACTTCAATGAATCGCTTTGCGAGGACATAGATTTATCAGAAAACAATATCTCTCCATTGGGGTTGAGGACCATCAGTGTGTTCAGCGTGACGGGCTGCCTGAGTGATGTCCCACCTGATCTTTTGTTAGAAATATTAGTTTTTGCAAACAAGTTTTGTTGTGAGAGACTCAAAGACGCTTGTGATAGGAAACTCGCATCTTCAGTTTGCACCAAAGATGATGCTATGGAGCTTATGGAATATGCCATTGAAGAGAATTCTCCTGTACTTGCTGCATCATGTTTGCAAGTTTTTCTACATGAACTGCCTGATTGTTTGAATGATGAAAGAGTAGTGGAAATATTTAGCCATGCCGATAGACAACAGAGATTGATCATGGCTGGACAGGCCTCTTTTTCTCTTTACTGTTTATTAAGTGAAGTAGCCATGAACCTCGATCCTCGATCTGATAAAACTGTTTGTTTCCTAGAACAATTGATTGAATCTGCTGAAACCGACAGGCAGAGACTGTTAGCTTTTCATCAGTTGGGATGTGTAAGGCTTCTGAGGAAAGAGTATGATGAAGCTGAAAGTCTTTTTGAGAGAGCTGTAGGTTTAGGTCATGTTTACTCTATTGCAGGTTTGGCTAGATTGGGTTACATTAAGGGTCATAAACTTTGGTCTTACGAGAAGCTTAGCTCGGTGATTTCTTCTGTTAATCCACTAGGATGGATGTATCAGGAGAGGTCATTATATTGTGAGGGTGATAAGAGGTGGGAAGACCTCGAGAAAGCAACCGAACTGGACCCAACTCTTACCTACCCTTACATGTATCGGGCTGCTTCCCTAATGATGAAACAGAATGTTCAAGCTGCTCTTGGTGAGATCAACCGAGTTCTTGGGTTTAAACTTGCTCTAGAATGCTTGGAACTCCGATTTTGTCTTTATTTGGCTAATGAGGATTACAAAGCAGCCTTGTGCGATGTTCAGGTAATTCTAACACTTTCCCCAGATTACAGAATGTTCGAGGGACGAGTGGCAGCGTCCCAGCTCCGCACACTTGTGCATGAGCATGTTGACAACTGGACAACAGCAGATTGTTGGATGCAGCTATATGATAGGTGGTCTTCTGTAGATGATATAGGATCTCTCTCTGTAATCTACCAAATGCTTGAATCCGGTGAGGCGAAAGGTGTTTTATACTTCCGACAATCATTACTTCTCCTCAG GTTAAATTGTCCTGATGTGGCTATGCGAAGTCTAGAATTAGCTTGTCAACATGCGTCTAGTGAACATGAACGCCTGGTTTACGAGGGATGGATCCTATATGATACCGGTCACTGTGAGGAAGGGCTTCGAAAAGCGGAAGAGTCTATTGGAACCAAGAGATCATTTGAAGCCTTCTTCCTTAAAGCTTATGCATTGGCTGACTCTAGCATGGATTTTGCATGTTCTTCAACAGTTATCTCACTGCTTGAAAACGCCTTGAAATGCCCCTCGGATAATCTTCGGAAAGGTCAA gcTCTGAACAATCTTGGAAGTGTGTACGTTGATTGTGGAAAATTGTACTTAGCAGCCGATTGCTACATTAATGCCCTTAAAATACGACACACCAGAGCCCATCAAGGCCTTGCACGAGTACATTTTCTCAGAAACGACAAGGCTGCAGCATACGAGGAAATGACTAAACTGATTGAAAAGGCTAAAAACAATGCATCTGCCTACGAAAAGAGGTCCGAGTACTGTGACCGTGACCTCACCAAGGCAGACCTTGAGATGGTCACTCAATTAGATCCACTCCGTGTGTATCCTTACCGATACCGAGCTGCGG TGTTAATGGACAGCTCCAAGGAGAAGGAAGCCATTGCTGAACTATCGAGAGCTATTGCATTCAAAGCAgatcttcaccttcttcatctaCGGGCAGCCTTCCATGAGCATGTCGGTGACGTCTTGGCTGCCCTCCGAGATTGTCGAGCTGCCCTCTCCATAGACCCGAATCATCAAGAAATGTTAGAACTACACAGCCGTGTAAACAGCCATGAACCTTAA